In the genome of Croceimicrobium hydrocarbonivorans, one region contains:
- a CDS encoding glycosyltransferase family 2 protein, whose translation MDLSLVIPLFNEDESLKELYSWICRVGESEKLDFEIIFVNDGSTDKSLEVIHELAAKDKRVRLISFRRNHGKSAGLNVGFAAASGDVVITMDADLQDSPDEIPGLMKMIREEGFDLVSGWKKKRYDPISKTIPTKFYNWATRRISKIHLHDFNCGLKAYRNEVVKAVNVQGEMHRYIPVLAKNAGFTKIGEKVVQHQARKYGTTKFGLSRFINGPLDLLTLAFVSKFSKRPMHFFGLYGTLMMIFGFLAALFIGVEKLVALQMGEKARLVTENPFFYLALATMVIGVQLFLAGFLAELVIRNSNKPVEYTIEERINFES comes from the coding sequence ATGGATTTATCTCTTGTCATTCCTCTGTTTAATGAGGATGAATCACTTAAAGAATTATACAGCTGGATTTGCCGAGTAGGAGAGTCCGAAAAGCTGGATTTTGAGATCATCTTTGTCAATGATGGCTCTACCGATAAAAGTTTGGAAGTTATTCATGAGCTTGCTGCTAAAGACAAGCGCGTTCGTTTAATTTCTTTCCGTCGTAATCATGGTAAGTCAGCCGGCCTTAATGTAGGCTTTGCCGCCGCCAGTGGCGATGTGGTAATTACCATGGATGCCGATCTTCAGGATAGTCCGGATGAAATTCCAGGCTTAATGAAAATGATCCGGGAAGAAGGTTTTGACCTGGTTAGTGGTTGGAAGAAGAAACGCTATGATCCAATTTCCAAAACCATTCCTACCAAATTCTATAACTGGGCTACGCGACGTATCAGTAAGATTCACTTACATGATTTCAATTGCGGCTTAAAAGCCTATCGCAATGAGGTAGTAAAAGCGGTGAATGTTCAAGGTGAGATGCATCGCTATATTCCCGTTTTAGCTAAGAATGCCGGCTTTACCAAGATAGGTGAGAAGGTGGTTCAGCATCAAGCGCGTAAATATGGTACAACCAAATTTGGCTTGAGCCGCTTTATAAATGGTCCTCTGGATCTATTAACCCTGGCCTTTGTTTCCAAATTCTCTAAGCGCCCTATGCACTTTTTTGGGCTCTACGGAACCTTAATGATGATCTTTGGTTTTTTAGCGGCCTTATTCATTGGGGTAGAGAAATTAGTGGCCTTGCAAATGGGGGAAAAGGCCCGTTTGGTAACCGAAAATCCATTTTTCTATTTGGCTTTAGCCACCATGGTAATTGGCGTACAATTATTTTTGGCGGGCTTTTTAGCGGAATTGGTAATTCGCAACAGCAATAAACCGGTAGAATACACTATCGAAGAGCGTATCAATTTTGAATCTTGA